The Acetomicrobium flavidum genome window below encodes:
- a CDS encoding M48 family metalloprotease produces MHELLHLKVPNHNLLFKALLKAYLDRYR; encoded by the coding sequence GTGCATGAACTGCTGCACCTTAAAGTGCCAAACCATAACCTGTTATTCAAAGCTCTTCTTAAAGCGTACTTAGACAGATATCGGTAG
- a CDS encoding tyrosine-type recombinase/integrase, with the protein MDESTLEKLLKAIDKKTYTGLRDYALILLTLDTGIRPKEALSLTVDDVDLDKLIVHVRKEYSKVKKARILPISPVTAAAIGEVINMTPEEWGNMIFYFTTGLPMTTHMWTKRLYMYSKKIGVKVTPYSLRHTFAIMFLRNGGNQFALKYEMGHSTMAMTSRYVKLAQMDIENQHKIASPVIKLVRRSIRPGKRGSTKKS; encoded by the coding sequence GTGGATGAGTCTACCCTCGAAAAACTGCTTAAAGCTATAGACAAGAAGACCTATACAGGGTTGCGTGATTATGCCCTTATTCTTCTTACTCTCGATACGGGTATACGACCCAAGGAAGCACTTAGCCTCACGGTTGATGACGTAGATCTGGATAAGTTGATTGTGCACGTCCGCAAAGAGTATTCCAAAGTGAAGAAAGCGAGGATTCTTCCAATATCCCCTGTTACGGCTGCTGCCATAGGCGAAGTGATTAACATGACTCCCGAAGAATGGGGCAATATGATATTCTACTTCACTACCGGCCTTCCAATGACAACCCATATGTGGACTAAACGGTTATACATGTACAGCAAAAAGATAGGCGTTAAAGTGACACCATATTCTCTACGCCATACATTTGCCATCATGTTTCTTAGAAACGGCGGTAACCAGTTTGCCCTAAAGTACGAAATGGGACATAGTACGATGGCTATGACGTCGCGTTATGTAAAACTAGCACAAATGGATATAGAAAACCAGCATAAGATTGCTTCACCTGTAATCAAACTGGTCAGACGAAGTATAAGGCCTGGCAAAAGAGGCTCAACCAAAAAGTCATAA